The Nostoc sp. 'Lobaria pulmonaria (5183) cyanobiont' DNA window AGAGCTATTTCATCCCTTATAGTTATTCAGACAAAACTTCATCTACTGTCTTTGGGTGGACAATTTGGGATGAAATCAGGCTGATATGTATGATATTGCCGCATTAATAGTATTAGATTGAAAAAGAACAGCGATCGCCCAATCATTACTAACTTATATTACATTTTTTTGACAAATAACGCATCTTGTCTATGTAGTACTTAGAAGTGCGATCGCTGTCCGTGAGGTGTAGCCCATTGCCTAATTTGGCCAGCAGCCATACTAGAAAACAAATAGAAATGCGTTGTTTGCAGATAATTATGGAGAATCAAGTAAAGTTTGCATCTCTTCTGCATCCCTTGTCATTCCCAATTGCTCAAAACCATTAATAGCCTGAGTTGATAATTGGCAAGCTTTCTGGACACTTCCCCACTTTTTCTCCCAGCGGGCAAGAGAACGTTGATAACGAGCCAGACGCCGTTTATTATTGCTGCTTTCGGCGACAGTTAAGCCTTTAATTAATAGCTTTTGAGCTTCATCGCGATCGCCTTGTTCAATGGCAATATCAGCCAGCCAATTTTGAGCAGAATTAATCACCCGATGCCAATTAATTTTTTCTGCACTTTTCATCACATCTTGAAATAGCTTCTTTGTTAAAAAATATTCACCTTCTGAATAAAAGATTTCAGCCGATTAAGCCATTGATGCCAGACATGAATTAGCCTAGCACGATCAAATTTAAAAATCTCTGCTTCTTCACCTGGCAAAGCTACGACAATCAGAGCATGGTTAATTTTGCAGTTAAAGAGGCGATCGCTATAATGCCGATTAATCGCACCACCATAAGCAGCTAGTTGTAAAGGCTTGTCATAAAGCTTATCAATTCTCAGTTTTGGTTCCTCGGCTGTAGTCCATTCAATTAAATACGGAATACCTTGATAACGAGCAACTAAATCAACTTTCCCGGCGTAAAGTTCTTTATAGTTAGGTACGGCTTCTTCAACCAGTTGAATATCACTAAGTCGGTTTAGCACAGATTGAACACTATCCCAGTAAGGCTGAATCAGGCTGTTGTCAGGTTTGGGCGAGTAACCTTGCAGGTGTTCTTTAATCAATTGGTGCAAGGCATTTCCTCGGCGACGGCTGTTAGCAGCAATTCGATTTGCTTCTGCATCGCCAACTTTATTACGCCAATAGGAAAGGGCGGCTAGAGACTCCGGTGGCTGTGTCGTTTTTAAAACAGTGGTGACAGCAGGAAGAAGAACGCCACTATTGCCTTTGTAGTAGCATCTGCCGTTGATGTAGGTAGATTTCATAAGTTGCGAGGAGTGAATTACTACATCAACTTTTGCGTTAGCCTAGTACACAAGTAATACACATGCTGTGAGTCTTTGTGACTATATCGAGTACACAGATGTGTACTGTGGTTGTGATGCGCTAAGAGTTATGAATCAACAACATTTCAATGCAGTATTTAATCGCTTAACTGAAAGACGGCGAGAGGTGCTGCTGAAAGTACTGGCTAACGAAAAAGATGAAGCGATCGCCAAATTCCTGCACATTCAGAAATCAACTGTCAGAAAACATCGTGAGGAAATTTGTAAGTTATTTGGCTTAAATAATGAATTTTCAGACGAACGCCGTTCAAAGCTTCCAGAGTTAATTGCTCTATTTGCTAAGTACAAGCCTGAGTTATTAAATCAAAATACTTCAGAGTTAACACAAAATGAAAATTACAGTGAAGAGAAAACGATATCTGAAAATTCTGATTTTGTGGGGCGTGAGGATGCAATCGCACACCTCAATAAACTAGTTAATGAAGGTGGAAAAGTTATTTTAATTCACGCAGAGGGCGGTATAGGTAAAACCACCTTAGCTACAAATTGGTTTGAGCTTCAAGGTTTAGAATATCTTGAACTGCGTGTAGGAAGTACATCCCAAAACCTTAACTCATTAGAAGATTGGGTTAGAGTCAAGCTCAGATATCATTTTAAAGAGAATCCAGAACAAGATTTTATGACTATGATGGAGCAATTGAAAAGCAAACTCCAAGAACAAAGAATCGGTGTGTTAATTCATAATCTTGAATTTGCTTTGAGAAATGGCGAATTCAGAGAAACACATAATAGTAACTATATAGAAATATTAACAGTACTAGCTCATCAAAGTGTGCAGTCAGTCACCCTGATCACAAGCTGTGAGTTACTGCATGAACCCGACTTAATCAAGCTTAAAAGTTTTCAAGTTTATTGGCTACAAGAGTTGAAACATAAATCTTGGGGGGATTATTTTGTTAGTCACAACATTACTATAGATACTAATGCTCTTTATGAAATAAATCGAGCCTATGGCGGAAATGCCTTTGCTATGTCTCTCCTGAGTTCTGAAATTTTAAAGGAATCGCAAGGAAATTTAAAAGTTTACTGGCAGGATAATCGTGATGAACTATTGAGGCATCCAACTCTAGAAAAACTTGTTCAACGCCAGTTTAACAAACTTCAACAAGATAATCCCCAAGCCTATAAACTTTTATGTCGCTTAGGATGTTACCGTTATCAATATATTCCTGTAATCTCTGAAAAAGGAATTTTTTGCTTACTTTGGGATGAGCAAAATGAGCGAAATAAACTCCGATTTATCAGGGATTTAAAAAACAGAGCTTTAGTGAAGTTTAGCAGTGAAGGATACTATTTATATGAACTTATCCGCCAAGAAGCGATAGAAAGACTTAAATTAACAGATGATTGGAAACAATCTCACGCTAAAGCTGGAATATTTTTATCTACATTAATATCTGAAAATTGCAAAACAATTATCACAAAAATTACTTGCACGAAAGTGAATGATACTCAAGATCAAATGTATCTAAATATACAAAATGCAGAGATAGCAATAAAACAAGAACTTACTAAACAGGAAACTATTGCCTTAGAAGTTGTTTATCATTCTATGGAGTTTTATGGAGTAGGTTGCTTTGAGGAATTAAGACAAGAGCAAAACTTATTAGACAATGTTTTTTTTCAAGCTATCAGAAATATGATTTTTGAATATATTGATTGTTATAGTAATTTAGGTATAGTACTTTATAAATTTGCATTAACTACACACAGATTAGGAATAATTGACGAAAAAGAAGGAAAGCCTATAGAAAGTAAGAAAGAATTTGAATACTGCCAAAGAAGTTTTCAAGTAAGCCAAGATTTTCTTCAAACAGCTTTAGTCATTGCAACTAGAGTTAAAGAAGATAAATTAATTATTAACGTACTTTTATCTTTAGCTTGTTGTCATTATTATAGGGGAATAAGTTTACATGAGCTTGGATTATTTTTACATCAGATTATAAAAATTAACGAAAGTAAAGAAGCTCTTGAGGAGAGCAAAGTAAACTTAAAGCAGTCCCTAAAAATACTAAATAAGCTGTCATTGGAACAACAAATAAAGGAAGTAAAACAAGCAATTTATAGTCTAGAAATAAGTGAAAAATCTTGCAGCACATTTATAGCAAGATTTTTAATTTAATTAGTATAATTTTAACTGGGAAGTTTGAAAAATGCGATGTCTACGACGGGCTGCGCCTACGCACATCGAAGACACCCTCCTCTTACCCATCGCTGAAATAGAAAAACGACCATTCAAAAATTAAATCGCCTTCTTCTTTGCGTGAGGTAAAAATCAAAAACAAAGGCGGGTGCGGGGATTGAACCCGCTTATCCCCACAATGGTGGAGACGTAACCGATAACCTTAAATTCTTCGGCCCCGAAAGGCAAGTTGCGAACAAGGATAACCCGCCATGAAGCATGAAGGATAAAGTAGTTTCATCCTTTACCCTTCAGCAATATCTATAATTCACCCGTAGCTAGCATCTGGATGATCCGAGGTGTACCTGGGTCGAACCCTGCCAAATCCCAAGACAGCGAATCTTCAGGATCTACCAAAGTAATCTGGTAAGGTGTTAAGGTGACATACACTGCCTTGACGTTGGGATTTACCTTTTTGCGGTACTCCTTCAGCGCTTGACTTGGATGCTTATACCCAGCCCAGCTTTCCGAGTCAGTCCAAAAGCAGACTACATCTGCTTTGAACTTATTCTTAATCATCCAGTCATAAGCTACAGACGCATCCGTTCCACCGAAGTTTTGATTGCTAGCTTTGCGAACCGCAGAACTAAAACTATCTTTGGCAGTGATACTTAATTCCTGGAATTCGGTAGCAAAACCACGAATCATGTAGTTTTTCTCTGCTTTTGCTGTCACCAGTGCCATTGTGGTGGCAATTTCACAGCAAGTCAGTCCCATATCTGCAACCATGCTACCCATAGAACCAGAAACGTCCACGGCGTGCATGAATACTTTACCTGTGGGTTGCACAACATCAAAAGACAGTTCAACCGCCTTTTCTAAAATGTCTACAATCCGAGGAACTGGATTCCAAGTTTTCTTACTGCGTCCTAATGTTCCACCAGATTGATATGTTTTGAGTGCTTTCAAAACATCAATTGGATGGATGCGACCTTTACGCAGATGTTCCTTGTTGTTAAGAACTGCTTCCACTCGCAGCAAGTTGGCACTTTCATCTGTTCGCAACACACCCAGTTCAGTTAAAGAACCCAAGTTACGCAACATTGCACCTATTGGCATTTCCTGAAATAGTAGCTGCCAAGCTTCCTGATCCATTTTGCCGACTGGTGCAGCCATTTCGTGGGTTAAGCGTCCTTGGGAAATAGCTTCATGGGTTTGGGTAGGATTCCGTTTCAGCCACTCATACCACCAAATCTGCGCCAACGCTTCTGAGGGCATATCTGCTGGCAAATCTTCCCAGCCTCTAACTACCCACTCAAATAGTTTACGGTGATTTTCTGTAGGCGGTTTGACATGGAACAACCGCAACGCATCTCGGTGGGAGAAGCCTTGACGCTGTTGATATTTCAACAGTTGATAAGCTAAACCCTTGACATCTTCCCTTGAGAGCCAAGTTTTACCAGCTTCCCGCACTACTTTACCAAATCCCCGCAGAGATTTGGTGTAGTTCAGCCATTCGTAGAAGTGGCTACCAGTGCGGACAATTTGCGGAAATATTTCACCAAACGCCTGTTTTGCTTCTGGTGCTTCACCCATAGAGAGCAATACCAAAGCCAAGATAGGCGCACTGTTATTGATGGCGCGTCCATCGCTAGCATAGAGAATTTCTTCTGCGACACGTCCAGGATTTTCGGCAACAGCTTGTCTGACAACTGTCACAAAATCCTCAGTTAATTCCTGTTTACCAGCGTAGTAAGTGCTTTTTGCTGTGCCAACCAACAAACAACGGCGCAGCATTTTCCAAATACCAGCATCAAACATCCAACCGCCGGAACGTCCCTGAACCATTTCTGCTTCTCGTCCGGGGATAGGTTGATTTTGAGGTGTAGTTGTCTTCTTTTTAGTGAAAAAATTGTAATTCATCGTTTCATCTCCCGGCCCTTGCAGGCAAAAATGAAAGGTGGCAGAGCAGGAATCGAACCCGCGACATCCGGCTTAAGAGGCGATAACCCTAATTCGTCGGCCTTTGCAGGCAAGGTGTGAACAAGGATGTTTTTCGGCGCTCTACCAACTGAGCTATCTGCCACATGAAAATTAAAAACACAAAATTTACTCTGGTGGAACAGGATTTGTAGCTTGCTTCCCGTAGGGTACCTGCAACCGATGAATTAACGATAACCCTCGAGTCGTCGGCCTTTGCAGGCAAGTTTCTGAACTAAGGACTATGGGAATTAACCCGTTCATTGCTCTGCCAGATTGAGCTACCCACCAGATGACAATTCAAAATTAAGTTTTGGGTGGCGGAGCAGGACTTGAACCTGCGACCTCTCGAACCCTAATCGATAACCCTAATTCGTCGGCCTTTGCAGGCAAGGGGTGAACAAGGATGTTTAGCGCTCTACCACTGAGCTACCCGCCACATGAAATTTTGGATTTCAAATTTTAAATTCAATTTAAAATCCAAAATCGTTCGACTGAGCGTAGCCGAAGTCTAAAATCTAAAATTAATTGGTGTAGTGGAGCGGGAATCGAACCCGCCACCTCCCGCTTGGCAGGCGATAACCCTCAATTCGTCGGCCTTTTCAGGCAAGGAGTGAATAAGGATATTTAGGCGCTCTAACCACTGAGCTACCCACCACATATAAATTCAAAATTCAAAATTGAAATTTCAGCACTCAGTACTAAATTTGGTGTAGTGGAGCAGGATTTGAACCCGCGAATGCTTGATAACCCTCAATTCGTCGGCCTTTGCAGGCAAGGGGTGAATAAGGATATTAAGTGCCTTACCACTTGGCTACCCACTACATGACAATTTAGAACTCAGCACTGAATTTGGTGTAGCGGAACAGGATTTTTACCTGCACCTCCAGAAGTTCGATCAAGGCTGTTTTAGTTATATGCGATAACCCTCGATATGTCGGCCCTTCCGGGCAAGGTGGGCGCTCTGCCATTTGAGCTATCCGCTACTGGTGAAAGCTAACTCCCTAATGAAAGTTGACTTGTATTATTAATGTAGTATATGTATTATCTATTGTCAAGGGTCTGGCAAGCTAATGCACGAATTATTGCTTTGGAAAGAGAAGTCTGAGCGGCACAAGCAAGCCACTGCTCAGAATTTTGCGAGCAGATTATCCGAGATGTATGGCGATCGCTCTCATCAAAACCCTCTTATTTTCTCTGTTAAAAAACTTTTGCGCGATCGCAGACCAATATTAGATAAGCAGAAGGTTGATAAACCTATAACTTCTACTGAGTAAAGATTTTGCCGATAAATTTGCCGCGACTTTGCCAAAAGATACAAAAAAGTGTCTCAATTTTTGCCAATATAATAATATTATTTCTCAAAATTCACTTGGCAAAAATCGGCATGAGTGAGAAACCCATAGAAGGTGACGGCAAGGCTTTTCTCGTTCTACTTTTGCCCATCTCGTTTTTGATTATTTTCCTAGTTGCCACTTGGAGAATTTTACTGGCGGTAATTGTGCTGGTAATTGCCTTCAAGCTTTGGCAGGAATATCAATGGCAACAGTGGACTGTGCGAGTTAACCCAATTTTTCATCAATTGGTTCGTGAAAATCAGGGCAGACTGACGCCAATGGACTTGGCAATCAGGGGCAATTTTCCTGGAACAACGGCAAAACGCTACTTGGATACTAAAGCCTCGGAATTTGGTGCTAGTATAGTCAACTCTGAAGAGGCAGGGCAGTCTTATTACTTTATAACTGCCAGCATTCTCGGCAATATTCTTGATAGTAGTGAGCCTGTTAAAGAACTGCCGGCTCAACCAGTTACTAAAACAGCGCGATCGCTCCTAGCACCACTACCAACCACACAGGATGAAGAACCAGAAACCGAATCACTCCCACAGCAAACCCATGAGGAAACTAAACTATCGCTGGAAAAACAGTTAATTTTTGGCTCTCTGATTCAATCTGAACTTGCTAAACGGCTAAATGTCTATTCCAGCACGGTTTATAAACGGCGAAACGATCCAGAGTTTCCTGACTGGAGTCGCAACAAAGACCCTGATGGTATTGCCTGGTCATACTCGGAAAAAACTAAGGAGTTTTTCCCAGTGGAGAAAGAAGTTTGAAGAAGGCAGGAGGCAAGAGGGGAAAATTATCCCTTGATTCGACCGAGAATTATTTGGCCGCCCTGAACGAGAGTTCAGTGCTGTTGTCTTAAACCCTTGCTCCCTCTGGTCGCAACAGTTCTAGAGTACGGACAGTCTTACTCCTTACTCCTGCCTCCTGCCTCCTGCCTCCTGCCTTCGTTGATTTTTGAATTCTAAACCTACAGCATCATTGATGGAATTTAATCCACTTTGTTCTAGCTTGGAAAGTAAACCAGCTAGAATGCGGCGTACCATCAGCGGCCCTTCGTAAATCCAGCCTGTATAAACTTGGATTAGGCTAGCACCAGCAGTAATTTTTTCCCAAGCATCTTCACCAGAAAAGATGCCACCAACACCAATAATCGGGATTTGTCCTTGAGTTTGCTGCCAAATAAAACGAATTACCTCAGTGGAGCGATCGCGTAATGGTTCACCACTAATTCCGCCAGCTTCTTCCTGGGGTGATTTGCCCGTTTGGTCAATCACTTGGGTTTTCAGTCCATCACGGCTGATCGTGGTGTTAGTAGCAATAATTCCCGC harbors:
- a CDS encoding tetratricopeptide repeat protein, encoding MKSAEKINWHRVINSAQNWLADIAIEQGDRDEAQKLLIKGLTVAESSNNKRRLARYQRSLARWEKKWGSVQKACQLSTQAINGFEQLGMTRDAEEMQTLLDSP
- a CDS encoding exonuclease; this translates as MKSTYINGRCYYKGNSGVLLPAVTTVLKTTQPPESLAALSYWRNKVGDAEANRIAANSRRRGNALHQLIKEHLQGYSPKPDNSLIQPYWDSVQSVLNRLSDIQLVEEAVPNYKELYAGKVDLVARYQGIPYLIEWTTAEEPKLRIDKLYDKPLQLAAYGGAINRHYSDRLFNCKINHALIVVALPGEEAEIFKFDRARLIHVWHQWLNRLKSFIQKVNIF
- a CDS encoding TROVE domain-containing protein, translating into MNYNFFTKKKTTTPQNQPIPGREAEMVQGRSGGWMFDAGIWKMLRRCLLVGTAKSTYYAGKQELTEDFVTVVRQAVAENPGRVAEEILYASDGRAINNSAPILALVLLSMGEAPEAKQAFGEIFPQIVRTGSHFYEWLNYTKSLRGFGKVVREAGKTWLSREDVKGLAYQLLKYQQRQGFSHRDALRLFHVKPPTENHRKLFEWVVRGWEDLPADMPSEALAQIWWYEWLKRNPTQTHEAISQGRLTHEMAAPVGKMDQEAWQLLFQEMPIGAMLRNLGSLTELGVLRTDESANLLRVEAVLNNKEHLRKGRIHPIDVLKALKTYQSGGTLGRSKKTWNPVPRIVDILEKAVELSFDVVQPTGKVFMHAVDVSGSMGSMVADMGLTCCEIATTMALVTAKAEKNYMIRGFATEFQELSITAKDSFSSAVRKASNQNFGGTDASVAYDWMIKNKFKADVVCFWTDSESWAGYKHPSQALKEYRKKVNPNVKAVYVTLTPYQITLVDPEDSLSWDLAGFDPGTPRIIQMLATGEL